The genomic region GCTCGGACGGCTGTCCATGGTCCCCCAGTCTCGGTCGCTCGTCCGAAGGCTGACGGCCGGTTTTAACCAGGACCCTCCCCGCATGGACTTGATTGCGCCGCGTTCAGGACCGACGGGGTCGGCAAGAGGAGCGGACCGGTAATAGTTGGGATCATACCAATCCTGGACCCATTCGGCGACGTTGCCCGCCATGTCGTGAAGTCCATGGGCACTGACTCCCTCTGGAAAGCTTCCGACCGGCAAGGTGAGCACTTCACCGTTGAGTCCTTTGGCCTTTGCGATCCGTGCTCCTTCTCCGTGAATCCAGAAGGCCTCCCATTCCGTCGAGTTGATGAAATCGATTCTACGGCCGGCCCAATAGCTGGCGCTATTGGCCCATGCCGGGTTCCACTCGTCGCCCCAGGGATACGTCCGGCCATCGGGACCGCGGGCCGCCTTTTCCCATTCGGCTTCGGTCGGCAACCGCTTTCCCTCCCATCGGCAAAACGCCGTGGCATCGAGCCAACTGACATTCACGACCGGATGCCGCTCGCTCCCGGGAAAGGGATGACGATCGTTCCATAGAGTCGCGCGCGGGTTGGAATTCTCGGGCATCGGATGTCCCGTTGAAGCGATGAACCGACCATAGGCCTCGTTCGTCACTTCGTAGAGGTCGATGTAGAAGCTGCCGACGTAGACGAGTCGCTGCGGCTGTTCGTCCGGCAAGCCATCGCCGCCGGCAGGGGAACCCATTCTGAATTCTCCC from Nitrospira japonica harbors:
- a CDS encoding formylglycine-generating enzyme family protein; amino-acid sequence: MSVFRFIARLLLVVLSSAPAFALSDPDSMVLITAGEFRMGSPAGGDGLPDEQPQRLVYVGSFYIDLYEVTNEAYGRFIASTGHPMPENSNPRATLWNDRHPFPGSERHPVVNVSWLDATAFCRWEGKRLPTEAEWEKAARGPDGRTYPWGDEWNPAWANSASYWAGRRIDFINSTEWEAFWIHGEGARIAKAKGLNGEVLTLPVGSFPEGVSAHGLHDMAGNVAEWVQDWYDPNYYRSAPLADPVGPERGAIKSMRGGSWLKPAVSLRTSDRDWGTMDSRPSGTGFRCAKDAF